The following are from one region of the Hymenobacter sp. YIM 151858-1 genome:
- a CDS encoding restriction endonuclease — translation MPVPDFQSIMLPLMKSIADGSEKPMNTIKEELATIFKLTEQDRSELLPSGKQPVFDNRIGWSKTHLKKAGLLDAPKKGFIRITPLGLSALQKAKDVINMNFLKQYPSYIDFITGSSTSTVTGNKHKKVNDVIDNNSELTKTPDEILEGAYQQLRNSLVQDIISRLKAVSPYYFERIVVDLLVKMGYGGSFKEAGTTTKKSGDDGIDGVIKEDKLGLDVIYVQAKRWNSPVGKQEIHGFVGALAGQGAKKGVFITTDKFTNDAKNFIPKNETKIVLIDGEQLAQYMIDYNVGVSTVSVYEVKKVDTDFFEED, via the coding sequence ATGCCTGTTCCGGATTTTCAATCGATTATGCTCCCTCTGATGAAATCTATTGCAGATGGTTCAGAGAAACCCATGAATACTATAAAAGAAGAATTAGCAACGATATTCAAATTAACAGAGCAGGACAGAAGTGAGTTACTACCTAGTGGTAAGCAGCCTGTATTTGACAATAGAATAGGTTGGTCAAAAACACATCTTAAAAAAGCGGGATTACTTGATGCTCCCAAGAAGGGATTCATCCGGATTACGCCTCTTGGCCTTAGTGCTCTGCAAAAAGCGAAGGATGTGATTAATATGAACTTTCTAAAGCAGTACCCAAGCTACATAGATTTTATCACAGGCAGCTCTACATCAACAGTAACAGGCAATAAGCACAAGAAAGTCAACGATGTAATTGACAATAATTCGGAATTAACCAAAACACCAGATGAAATATTAGAAGGCGCTTACCAGCAGCTGAGAAACTCACTTGTTCAAGATATTATCAGTAGGCTAAAAGCCGTTTCACCTTACTACTTCGAAAGAATTGTTGTTGATCTTTTGGTAAAAATGGGATATGGCGGTTCTTTCAAAGAGGCAGGAACAACGACAAAGAAGTCCGGTGATGATGGTATTGACGGAGTAATCAAAGAGGATAAATTAGGTCTAGATGTAATATATGTTCAAGCAAAACGCTGGAATAGTCCCGTAGGAAAACAAGAAATTCATGGCTTTGTAGGAGCTCTTGCAGGCCAGGGAGCAAAAAAAGGAGTATTTATAACTACAGATAAATTCACTAACGATGCCAAGAACTTTATACCTAAAAATGAAACAAAGATTGTACTGATCGACGGCGAACAACTAGCTCAATACATGATAGATTATAATGTAGGTGTATCAACAGTTAGCGTTTATGAGGTTAAGAAAGTTGACACTGATTTCTTTGAAGAAGATTAA